In [Mycobacterium] stephanolepidis, the genomic window CTCGAGCAGAGCGGCCCGACCGTGAGCCAGACGGTGGCGCGGATGGAACGCGACGGTCTGCTGAACGTCGCCGGCGACCGCCACTTGGAACTCACCGACAAGGGCCGCGCACTGGCGGTCTCGGTGATGCGCAAGCACCGGCTGGCCGAGTGCCTGCTGGTCGACATCATCGGGCTGCCGTGGGAAGACGTGCACGCCGAGGCCTGCCGTTGGGAACACGTGATGAGCGAGGACGTCGAGCGCCGACTGCTCACAGTGCTCAACAACCCGACCACTTCCCCGTTCGGTAACCCCATTCCCGGTCTCTCCGAGCTGGGTGTCGCCCCTGACCGGTCCGAGAATGCGAGCGCGGTGCGGCTCACCGAGATTGCCGGGGGCTCACAGGTCGCCGTGGTGGTGCGCCGCCTGGCCGAACACGTGCAGGCCGATACCGATCTGCTGACGCGCCTCAAGGACGCCGGCATCGTGCCGAATGCGCGCGTCACCGTGGAGTCCTCCCCCGAGGGCGTCATCATCGTCATTCCCGGCCATGAGAGCGTCGAGTTACCGCACGAGATGGCACACGCCGTCATGGTGGAGAAGGTCTAGCTCACACCTCGGACTTCCCTGGGCGGCAGGCTGATTCCCAGCTCGTGAGCCAGCCGGAAGCCGGTATCGGCCAGAGCACGAATCTCGTCGGGGCGCATACCGGAGTGCAGCGCTGACATCAGGAGCTGCCCCAGACGATGGTCCGGCCGGGCCGTGATCGCGGCATCCAGCGCGACACCAGCCAGTGGACCGTCGCCGCGCACATAGGCACTAAATCCCAACAACACCAACGCTTCCGCACGCCAGGGGTCCGGCAACAATCGACTCAGTGCCAACCACAGGCGTTCCACATCATCAGAGAGCACACCGACAGCCAAGGCACACACCGTGTCTCGAACCCGCACGACCGTCAGGGAGCGAGCAATCGCCAGCAGCTCACGGTTGGACAGTGAACGGAATTCCGCCGTTCGGCACGCCGCCCGCATCACTCGATTCACGGCACGCCGATCCACCACGGTACCGGGGCCCTGTCCCTGAGACGGCCGCCGCAGAGAGACCGCCAGCGCGCATGTACGCGCAGTGTCGGTGGGTGCGATCAGCGCCACGAGATCCTCCCTGCGTCGATGCACGGTCCTGCCGGCCAGTACCGCGGCCGCGGTCAACGGCGAACACTCCGGGTCATCGACGGGCCCGCCCGCGCCGCATCCGTCATAACACCGCCACCAGCCCTGAGGCCCGACACGGTCTACCGTATGGCCAGCGATTAACGAGATACCTTGGCGTTCTAGATGTTTGGCTAGCCGCCGGATGATGTCACCGGCCTCATGCTCGTCGATGTCCGCGCTGATGACCACCGCGATCACCGCGTCCGCCGGTCCCGGGCTCAACACCTCGGCCAGCACCTCGAACGCCGCGTAGTCGGAGCCGTCCAGGTCGTGCAGATCCCTGCGCAATATCGCCTCGACAAGCCCACCGGCGAGTGTGACGACGACAAGAGAATCTTCCGGGATGAACCCCAGCATCGCCGGCAGCGCGGCAATCAGGGCAGAGGGCCGATTCAATCGAAAGTCGGGACGACCGAGCGGGCCGGGAATCAGAGATGTCATGCCCGCACCGTGACACCCAGGACCGTCAACGCCGCCCCGGCGACCTCACGTTGTGACAGCACGTCCGGGAACCTGTGGATGCCGCCGCAGTTGTGGACAACGTACCCACGGCCGCCGCCGAGAGCAGGGCAGTCATTGCGGATCGGGTAGCATCAGGGCGTTGGTAATCTTGCCGACCCTCAGGGCAGACCACTCGCTGGATGTTGGGCTTACCGCCCCGCCTCGATCCCGTCGCCTCCTCTGAGACTTCTCAGAGGATTTCATGTCTTCACTCACAAGCGGTACCCCCTTTCTCGGTGCATCCGAACGCAGCGAAGGGATCCTTCCGGCGGCTCCCTTCCCGATGCCTGTTGGCTCCACCGCGATCGTCTACTGCGAGGGACAGTTCGGTGAGCAGGACGGCAAGACCGCCAACGGCCTGGTGCGGCACTCGGAGAAGTACGAGATCCTCAGTGTCATCGACAGCCTCCGGGCCGGAGTCGATGCCGGAAGACTCCTCGACGGCACCTCGAACGGCATCCCGGTGCTGGCATCGCTGGACGAGTCCGTCGCTCACGCCGGCCGCGTACCCGACTACCTGATCTGTGGGCTGGCACCTGCCGACGGCCTGCTGTCGAACGAGCAGCGGCTCGTACTGCTAGACGGCATCGCCCGCGGGATGCACATCATCAACGGCCTGCACGAGTTCCTCAACGACGACGCCGAATTCGTGGCGGCAGCCGTGATCGCCGGAGTCACCATCACCGATGTACGCCAACCAAAGTCCAAGCGCGACCTGCACCTGTTCTCCGGCCGGATCTTCGACGTCACCTGCCCAAGAATCGCGATCCTGGGTACGGATGGAGCGATCGGGAAGCGCACCACCGCCACCTTGCTGGTCCAGGCTCTCAATGCACGCGGCATCAGGGCGGTCATGGTCGGCACCGGTCAGACCACCCTGATCCAGGGCGGGAAGTACGGTGTCGCGCTGGACGCGCTGGTCCCCCAGTTCTGCTCGGGTGAAGTCGAGCACCAAGTCGTCGCCGCGTTCGAGGGTGAAGACCCTGATGTGATCGTGGTCGAGGGCCAGGGCGCGCTAAGCCACCCCGCGTACATCACGTCGGCCCACATCCTGCGGGGCAGCCGCCCGGCCGGCGTGATCGTGCAGCACGCACCAAAACGTAAGGTGCTCGGCGACTTCCCCATGGTGCCGATGCCGACCGCAGCCAGCGAGATCGCACTGATCGAGGCGTTCGTCGATACTCGCGTCATCGGAGTCACGATCAACCACGAGGAAATGATCGGCGACGAACTGAACAATGCGATCTCCGAGCATCATTCGGAGCTCGGCCTCCCAGTTACCGACCCGCTGACACGCCCCGCGTCGGAGCTGGTCGAGATGGTGCTGACGGCTTTCCCTGTCCTCGCTGGGAAAGCCGACACGATCACCCCCGTGTGACACTTCGGCTTGAGACCGATCTCGACAAGGTCGAGCAGAACACGCGGATCCTGGTTGACCGGCTTACCGGGGTGGGCATACGGGTCACCGGCATCACCAAGGCAGTGCTGGGCTCGCCGGGAGTCGGTGCGGCGATGCTGCGCGGCGGCGCCCGTGGCCTCGGCGATTCCCGGATACCGAACCTCGCTCGGCTGGCCGTACTCGACCGCCTACCGCTACGCACGTTGATCCGCTCACCCATGCTCAGCCAAGTGGCTCGGATCGTTGACGTCGCCGATGTCAGTCTGAACACCGAGGCCGTAGTCCTGGCCGCGCTCGATGAGGCCGCGTCCCAACAGAAGCGGGTACACGCCGTCGTGCTCATGATCGAGCTGGGCGACCTGCGTGAGGGCATCGCGCTGGACGACGCCCCCGACGCTGCGCGGGCCGTTCTTGGCCACTCCTCGTTGCGGCTCGCCGGGCTCGGTGCCAATCTCGCTTGTCAGAGCGGCGTCGTGCCCGACGACCGGAACATGGGCATCCTCACAGGACTCGCGGACGACATCGAGGCGCTGCACGGGATCTCGCTCGAGGTCGTCTCAGGCGGCAACTCTGCGAACCTGAACTGGGCGCTGCGCACCCACGACGTCGGCCGGATCGACGAACTCCGGCTCGGTGAAGCCATTCTTCTCGGCGTCGACCCGCTGTACCGGACACCGATCCCGGGCCTGCATACGAATGCCTTCACCTTGAGTGCAGAAGTCATCGAGGTCGCGATGAAACCCGCTCAACCCTGGGGGCATCGTGCTCAGGCGGCATTCGGCGAAGCTCCGGCCCGCACCGGCAGTGCGACTGTGCGCCAGGCAATCCTGGCCCTCGGCCGCCAGGACGTGGACCCGGATGGCCTGCAGCCACCTGAGGGCATCACGGTCCTCGGGATGAGCAGCGACCACCTGGTGATCGACGTCGGTGATCACCAGGTGGTGGTCGGAGACGAGATCGCCTTCGGTATCGGCTACGGCACACTCGTGCGGGCGATGACATCGCCCTTCGTCGCCAAGATCGAGCACCTGGGCCGTTCCACCGCACCTCACGGGTACGCGGTCACACCGGTAAGCCCGTGATCAGTGGAAGCTGTCGTGCACTTTGAGTACAGCCGCGGTGAAGGCCTGATCCAGGAGCACCGCATCGGGCTCGGTGCCCTGAAAAGTCATGTAGGTGGCCTGGATTCGAATATCGGCGATCTGCGCGATGAGCGACAGGGTGGTTTGTGTGCCGTTGCCCGCTCCCGACGGCGACACCGTTTGGTTGACTGCCACCGAATCATCGGCGTTGATGGGCGGAGCCACTGCTTGGGAGGCCGTCACCGTGCTCGTGACCTGGTCCGGGTCGGTGAAGGTGTACGAAGTACAACGCTCCAGTTGGGTCTTGTAGGTGGCAAGCGGTTGCGGCACGCGAAGTACCGCCACCGTGATGGTCGAATTGTCGGACTCGTTGGTACCCACCGCTACCGCCGCGTCCTGCGGCACCGCTGGAACGGGTTCCGGCGTGCATGTGGTGGGGGCGACGGTGGCCGCATCGGGCACCCCCCGGATATCGCGGAGTGCCAGACCGGCGGCGCCGGGGTCCAGCGTGGTGGCCGGATATTGATGCGGGAAGTCCGTGGGCGCCAGCAGAAGCGCCCCCACCGGGCCCGCAGGTGCCCGCAAGGGCGCCGTCGTGGTGGTCAACGGGGACGATGCGCCACCCGATGACTCCGTGGCCGTTCCGTCGATTGCCCGCGTGCACGCGGGCGATGTCGCGGCGCAGCATCCAGCCACAACCATCGTCGCTACCAGCCGCGATGCCGTCACGGTCACATGCTGCCATCGGCACCCTCCGGGGTCTCGGAGGCGCGCGCGAGATTCGGTAGGGACAACTGTTCATGTCACCGTGACACGGACGGCATGCATGGTTAGACGAATCGGCGTATGAGTACACCCATGACCAACGGTCTTCGCGCAAGCGGCTCATCCACGGCAGCAGAAACCCCCACCTACGACCTTGTCGTCATCGGATCGGGCCCCGGCGGCCAGAAGGCCGCCATCGCCGCGGCCAAGCTGGGCAAGTCGGTGGCCGTGGTCGAACGCGACAACATGCTCGGCGGTGTCTGCACCAACACCGGAACCATCCCGTCAAAGACGCTGCGCGAGGCCGTCCTCTACCTGACCGGCATGAACCAGCGCGAGCTCTACGGCGCGAGCTACCGGGTGAAAGCGAACATCACTCCCGAGGATCTACTGGCCCGCACCGAACACGTCATCCGTAAGGAAATCGAGGTGGTGCGTTCTCAGCTCCTGCGCAATCGCATCGACCTGATCAGCGGCATCGGGCGGTTCGCCGATGAGCACACCGTGGTGGTGGAGGAACCCTCGCGAGGCGAGCGCACCACACTGCATGCCGATTACGTCGTGCTGGCCACCGGCACCAAGCCCGCCCGGCCCGCCGGTGTGGCGTTCGACGAGCGCCGCGTCCTGGATTCGGACGGCATCCTGGATCTGCGCTTCATCCCCGGATCCATGGTGGTGGTCGGCGCGGGCGTCATCGGAATCGAGTACGCCTCCATGTTCGCCGCCCTGGGCACCAAGGTAACCGTGGTGGAGAAACGCGACTCGATGTTGGACTTCTGTGATCCCGAAGTTGTTGAGGCCCTTCGCTTTCACCTACGCGACTTGGCCGTGACATTCCGTTTCGGCGAGGAGGTCACCGCCGTCGACGTCAATGATTCGGGCACCATGACCACCTTGGCCAGCGGCAAACAGATCCCTGCCGACACCGTGATGTACTCCGCGGGACGACAGGGGCAGACAGATCAGCTCGACCTCGCCCGGGCCGGGCTCGAGGCCGACAACCGCGGCCGGATCTGGGTTGACGCGAACTTTCAGACCAAGGTCGACCACATCTACGCGGTGGGTGATGTGATCGGCTTCCCGGCGTTGGCGGCCACCTCGATGGATCAGGGCCGCCTCGCGGCCTACCACGCGTTCGGGGAGCCCTCCAAAGGCATGACCGATCTACAACCGATCGGCATCTACTCGATCCCCGAAGTGTCCTATGTGGGCGCCACCGAGGTTGAACTCACCAAGAACGCGATTCCCTACGAGGTGGGTGTCTCGCGTTATCGCGAGCTGGCGCGCGGTCAGATCGCCGGGGATTCCTACGGAATGCTCAAGCTGCTGGTGTCCACCGAGGACCTCAGGCTGCTCGGAGTGCACATCTTCGGCTCCGATGCCACCGACCTGGTCCACATCGGGCAAGCGGTGATGGGCTGCGGCGGCACCGTCGAGTACCTGGTCGACGCTGTTTTCAACTACCCGACGTTCTCGGAGGCCTACAAAGTCGCCGCGCTCGATGTGATGAACAAGATCCGCGCGCTCAACCAGTTCAAGGCCTGAGGGATTTCGCGCTGGGCGAATAGCGCCCACATCCGGAATTCGCATCCCGCCTGGGCCGTTGAGCCCATAGGTACATTCGCCGTTTGCCTGCCGGTAAGGGACACTGGTGGGACGAGGACGCGAAGGGAGGCGAACCATGACAAGCAGTAACGACGGGGAGCAGCAGCCGTACAGACCCGATCAGAGTGGCATGTACGAGCTGGAATTCCCGGGTCCACAGTTGGCCTCCGCCGATGGGCGCGGACCAGTTCTGGTGCACGCGTTGCAGGGCTTCTCCGACTCCGGTCACGCCGTGAAGCTGGCTGCCGCGCATCTGCGTGACACGCTGGAAAGCGAGTTGGTTGCGTCCTTCGCCATCGACGATCTGCTCGACTACCGCTCTCGCCGGCCGGTGATGACGTTCAAGAGCGATCACTTCACCGAGTACGCCACGCCCGAACTCAACCTGTATGCGCTCAAAGACACCAAGGGCACACCGTTCCTGCTGCTGGCCGGGCTGGAGCCCGACCTGAAGTGGGAGCGTTTCGTCACCGCGATCCGGCTGCTGGCCGATCAGCTCGGTGTACGCAAGACCATTGGGCTGGGCGCGATTCCGATGGCGGTACCGCATACCCGCCCCATCACCCTCACCGCGCACGGAAACGACCGCAAGACCCTCGATGAGCACCCGGGCTGGATCGATGAGGTCCAGGTACCGGGCAGCGCCTCCAACCTGCTGGAGTTCCGTCTGGCTCAGCATGGCCACGACGTGGTCGGTTTCGCCGTCCACGTTCCGCATTACCTGGCACAGACCGACTACCCGGAGGCCTCACAACGCCTTCTGGAAGAAGTGGCCAGGACCGGCGATCTGGATCTGCCTCTGCAGGCACTTACCGAGGCGGCCGGAAAGGTGCGCAACCAGATCAACGAGCAGGTGGAAGGCAGCGAGGAAGTCGCCCAGGTGGTCCACGCGCTGGAACGCCAGTACGACGCCTTTGTCGCGGCACAGGAAAATCGCTCGT contains:
- a CDS encoding metal-dependent transcriptional regulator; translation: MNDLVDTTEMYLRTIYDLEEEGVVPLRARIAERLEQSGPTVSQTVARMERDGLLNVAGDRHLELTDKGRALAVSVMRKHRLAECLLVDIIGLPWEDVHAEACRWEHVMSEDVERRLLTVLNNPTTSPFGNPIPGLSELGVAPDRSENASAVRLTEIAGGSQVAVVVRRLAEHVQADTDLLTRLKDAGIVPNARVTVESSPEGVIIVIPGHESVELPHEMAHAVMVEKV
- a CDS encoding DUF4192 domain-containing protein, yielding MTSLIPGPLGRPDFRLNRPSALIAALPAMLGFIPEDSLVVVTLAGGLVEAILRRDLHDLDGSDYAAFEVLAEVLSPGPADAVIAVVISADIDEHEAGDIIRRLAKHLERQGISLIAGHTVDRVGPQGWWRCYDGCGAGGPVDDPECSPLTAAAVLAGRTVHRRREDLVALIAPTDTARTCALAVSLRRPSQGQGPGTVVDRRAVNRVMRAACRTAEFRSLSNRELLAIARSLTVVRVRDTVCALAVGVLSDDVERLWLALSRLLPDPWRAEALVLLGFSAYVRGDGPLAGVALDAAITARPDHRLGQLLMSALHSGMRPDEIRALADTGFRLAHELGISLPPREVRGVS
- a CDS encoding DUF1611 domain-containing protein — encoded protein: MSSLTSGTPFLGASERSEGILPAAPFPMPVGSTAIVYCEGQFGEQDGKTANGLVRHSEKYEILSVIDSLRAGVDAGRLLDGTSNGIPVLASLDESVAHAGRVPDYLICGLAPADGLLSNEQRLVLLDGIARGMHIINGLHEFLNDDAEFVAAAVIAGVTITDVRQPKSKRDLHLFSGRIFDVTCPRIAILGTDGAIGKRTTATLLVQALNARGIRAVMVGTGQTTLIQGGKYGVALDALVPQFCSGEVEHQVVAAFEGEDPDVIVVEGQGALSHPAYITSAHILRGSRPAGVIVQHAPKRKVLGDFPMVPMPTAASEIALIEAFVDTRVIGVTINHEEMIGDELNNAISEHHSELGLPVTDPLTRPASELVEMVLTAFPVLAGKADTITPV
- a CDS encoding alanine/ornithine racemase family PLP-dependent enzyme, which translates into the protein MTLRLETDLDKVEQNTRILVDRLTGVGIRVTGITKAVLGSPGVGAAMLRGGARGLGDSRIPNLARLAVLDRLPLRTLIRSPMLSQVARIVDVADVSLNTEAVVLAALDEAASQQKRVHAVVLMIELGDLREGIALDDAPDAARAVLGHSSLRLAGLGANLACQSGVVPDDRNMGILTGLADDIEALHGISLEVVSGGNSANLNWALRTHDVGRIDELRLGEAILLGVDPLYRTPIPGLHTNAFTLSAEVIEVAMKPAQPWGHRAQAAFGEAPARTGSATVRQAILALGRQDVDPDGLQPPEGITVLGMSSDHLVIDVGDHQVVVGDEIAFGIGYGTLVRAMTSPFVAKIEHLGRSTAPHGYAVTPVSP
- the sthA gene encoding Si-specific NAD(P)(+) transhydrogenase, with the protein product MTNGLRASGSSTAAETPTYDLVVIGSGPGGQKAAIAAAKLGKSVAVVERDNMLGGVCTNTGTIPSKTLREAVLYLTGMNQRELYGASYRVKANITPEDLLARTEHVIRKEIEVVRSQLLRNRIDLISGIGRFADEHTVVVEEPSRGERTTLHADYVVLATGTKPARPAGVAFDERRVLDSDGILDLRFIPGSMVVVGAGVIGIEYASMFAALGTKVTVVEKRDSMLDFCDPEVVEALRFHLRDLAVTFRFGEEVTAVDVNDSGTMTTLASGKQIPADTVMYSAGRQGQTDQLDLARAGLEADNRGRIWVDANFQTKVDHIYAVGDVIGFPALAATSMDQGRLAAYHAFGEPSKGMTDLQPIGIYSIPEVSYVGATEVELTKNAIPYEVGVSRYRELARGQIAGDSYGMLKLLVSTEDLRLLGVHIFGSDATDLVHIGQAVMGCGGTVEYLVDAVFNYPTFSEAYKVAALDVMNKIRALNQFKA
- a CDS encoding proteasome assembly chaperone family protein, producing the protein MTSSNDGEQQPYRPDQSGMYELEFPGPQLASADGRGPVLVHALQGFSDSGHAVKLAAAHLRDTLESELVASFAIDDLLDYRSRRPVMTFKSDHFTEYATPELNLYALKDTKGTPFLLLAGLEPDLKWERFVTAIRLLADQLGVRKTIGLGAIPMAVPHTRPITLTAHGNDRKTLDEHPGWIDEVQVPGSASNLLEFRLAQHGHDVVGFAVHVPHYLAQTDYPEASQRLLEEVARTGDLDLPLQALTEAAGKVRNQINEQVEGSEEVAQVVHALERQYDAFVAAQENRSLLARDEELPSGDELAGEFERFLAEQAKFGEDPSGDGPVL